The following proteins are encoded in a genomic region of Cricetulus griseus strain 17A/GY chromosome 7, alternate assembly CriGri-PICRH-1.0, whole genome shotgun sequence:
- the Hexim1 gene encoding protein HEXIM1 — MAEPLLSEHQHQPQTSNYTGAAVVHEEQNSDRPPGAEERVPKEDSRWQSRASPQSGCRPGQEGEGGLKLQPLPLQTNDCPESSCLETGDKGQNGENLSTGGASPSVEGQPMSESLVLPGHDPEATKLGAPAPGGEEPWGQQQRQLGKKKHRRRPSKKKRHWKPYYKLTWEEKKKFDEKQSLRASRVRAEMFAKGQPVAPYNTTQFLMDDHDQEEPDLKTGLYPKRAAAKSDDTSDEDFVEEAGEEDGGSDGMGGDGSEFLQRDFSETYERYHAESLQNMSKQELIKEYLELEKCLSRKEDENNRLRLESKRLGGVDARVRELELELDRLRAENLQLLTENELHRQQERAPLSKFGD; from the coding sequence ATGGCTGAGCCACTCTTGTCAGAGCATCAACACCAGCCTCAAACTAGCAACTATACAGGTGCTGCTGTTGTCCATGAGGAGCAGAACTCTGACCGCCCCCCGGGCGCAGAGGAACGGGTGCCCAAGGAGGACAGTAGGTGGCAATCGAGAGCGTCCCCGCAGTCGGGCTGCCGTCCcgggcaggagggagaaggaggccTGAAGCTCCAGCCGCTCCCCTTGCAGACCAATGACTGTCCAGAATCGAGCTGCCTGGAAACGGGCGACAAGGGCCAGAACGGGGAGAACCTATCCACTGGCGGTGCCTCCCCGTCGGTGGAGGGGCAACCGATGTCAGAGTCCCTTGTCCTGCCGGGTCATGACCCGGAGGCCACCAAGTTGGGGGCTCCTGCCCCTGGAGGCGAGGAACCATGGGGACAGCAGCAGAGACAGCTGGGCAAGAAGAAACATCGGAGACGCCCATCCAAGAAGAAGCGGCATTGGAAGCCCTACTACAAGCTGACttgggaggagaagaaaaagttcGACGAGAAGCAGAGCCTGCGAGCTTCGCGGGTTCGAGCTGAGATGTTCGCCAAGGGCCAGCCGGTCGCACCCTATAACACCACACAGTTCCTCATGGATGACCACGATCAGGAGGAGCCTGACCTCAAAACCGGCCTCTACCCCAAGCGGGCAGCCGCCAAATCCGACGACACCAGCGATGAGGACTTTGTGGAAGAAGCTGGTGAGGAGGATGGGGGCAGCGATGGCATGGGAGGGGACGGCAGCGAGTTTCTGCAGCGGGACTTCTCGGAGACGTACGAACGGTACCACGCTGAGAGCTTGCAGAACATGAGCAAGCAGGAGCTCATCAAAGAGTacctggagctggagaagtgCCTCTCGCGCAAGGAGGACGAAAATAACCGGCTGCGGCTGGAAAGCAAGCGGCTGGGTGGCGTCGACGCGCGAGTGcgggagctggagctggagctggaccGACTGCGCGCCGAGAACCTCCAGCTGCTGACCGAGAACGAACTGCACCGGCAGCAGGAGCGAGCGCCGCTTTCCAAGTTCGGCGACTAG